The Vibrio kanaloae genome has a window encoding:
- the rnd gene encoding ribonuclease D, with product MDYQIITQLKDLERVCQQARQADVVMLDTEFVRTRTYYPQLGLIQLFDGETLSLIDPIALGEMTPFVGLLKDASVLKVLHACGEDLEVFQNAFGCTPTPMVDTQIMAAFLGHGLSTGFAALVSEFVGVDLDKSESRTDWLARPLSQKQLDYAAADVHYLMPMYNKLLEKVMEAGWWEAAQQESDLQVAKRIRKVNPDTAYLDIKGAWQLKPQQLAILRPLATWRLKEAIKRDLALNFVFKEQDLWAVARFAMKDPKHMEQEGFDYRSVRRHGAKISSIVKLAEHTPEEEYPAPVERLMDYPGYKQIFKVLKDEVKTASQHSGLATEFLASKKQLNQVLSWVWKHDRNPEKLPDVMQGWRLEVVGEKLSKAIK from the coding sequence GTGGATTATCAAATCATTACCCAATTGAAAGACCTTGAGCGAGTTTGCCAACAAGCACGTCAAGCCGATGTCGTTATGCTTGATACGGAGTTTGTTCGTACAAGAACCTATTACCCTCAATTAGGCTTGATTCAGTTATTTGATGGTGAAACGCTGTCACTGATTGACCCTATTGCTCTTGGTGAAATGACACCATTTGTTGGATTGTTGAAAGACGCTTCTGTTCTGAAAGTGCTGCATGCTTGTGGTGAAGATTTGGAAGTGTTCCAAAATGCATTTGGTTGTACACCAACCCCAATGGTTGATACGCAGATCATGGCGGCTTTCTTAGGTCATGGTTTATCAACGGGCTTTGCAGCTCTGGTTTCAGAGTTTGTCGGTGTTGATCTCGATAAGAGTGAATCTCGCACAGACTGGCTGGCGCGTCCGCTTTCTCAAAAGCAATTGGATTACGCAGCGGCAGACGTGCATTACTTAATGCCAATGTACAATAAGCTTCTAGAAAAAGTGATGGAAGCTGGCTGGTGGGAAGCGGCTCAACAAGAGTCTGACTTACAAGTTGCCAAGCGCATCCGTAAAGTAAACCCAGACACTGCCTACCTTGATATTAAAGGTGCGTGGCAGCTTAAACCTCAACAGCTAGCGATTTTGAGACCGTTAGCCACTTGGCGTTTAAAAGAAGCGATTAAGCGTGATTTAGCGTTGAACTTTGTTTTCAAAGAACAAGATTTATGGGCAGTGGCGCGATTCGCGATGAAAGATCCTAAGCACATGGAGCAAGAAGGTTTTGATTACCGCTCTGTACGCCGTCATGGCGCAAAGATTAGCTCAATCGTTAAGTTGGCTGAACACACGCCAGAAGAAGAATATCCAGCACCAGTAGAACGTCTAATGGATTACCCAGGTTACAAACAAATCTTCAAAGTGTTGAAGGATGAAGTGAAAACCGCATCACAACACAGTGGTTTGGCTACAGAATTTTTGGCATCTAAAAAGCAACTTAACCAAGTGTTAAGCTGGGTGTGGAAGCACGATCGTAACCCAGAGAAGCTGCCTGATGTGATGCAAGGCTGGCGTTTAGAAGTAGTTGGCGAAAAGCTGAGTAAAGCGATCAAATAA
- the fadD gene encoding long-chain-fatty-acid--CoA ligase FadD: protein MDKPWLSRYPSGVPETINPDQYQSLVEMFEQSVQKFADQPAFENMGSIMTFRKLEERSRAFAAYLQNDLKLKKGDRVALMMPNLLQYPIALFGVLRAGMIAVNVNPLYTPRELEHQLNDSGAKAIVIVSNFASTLEKVVDNTPVKHVVLTSLGQMLPRAKGTIVDFVVKYVKGMVPKYDLPGAISFRKALHKGRRLQYVKPFMAGDDIAFLQYTGGTTGVAKGAILTHRNMIANVLQAKGAYGPVLQEGRELVVTALPLYHVFALTVNCLLFVEMGGRNLLVTNPRDIPGFIKELQKVPFTAITGVNTLFNALVNNEDFHELDFSNLRLSVGGGMAVQRSVAEKWKKVTGIHLLEGYGLTECAPLVTGNPYDLKDYTGAIGLPVPSTEVRIVDDESKVVANDQVGELQVRGPQVMQGYWQRPEATKEVIDQDGWLSTGDIVKFDDEGLLHIVDRKKDMILVSGFNVYPNEIEDVVALHGKVLEVAAIGQPHEVSGELVKIYVVKRDPSLTKEDIIAHCREHLTGYKIPKLVEFREDLPKTNVGKILRRVLREENDAELAKRASE from the coding sequence GTGGATAAACCTTGGCTTTCACGTTATCCAAGTGGCGTACCAGAGACGATCAACCCAGATCAGTACCAATCTCTTGTAGAAATGTTTGAACAGTCGGTACAAAAGTTCGCGGACCAACCTGCATTCGAAAACATGGGATCGATAATGACATTCCGTAAGCTTGAAGAGCGCAGCCGTGCTTTTGCCGCTTATTTACAGAATGATCTAAAACTGAAGAAAGGCGATCGTGTTGCATTGATGATGCCTAATCTGTTGCAATACCCAATTGCACTTTTTGGTGTACTGCGTGCTGGTATGATTGCTGTGAACGTCAATCCACTGTACACACCCCGTGAGCTTGAACATCAACTGAACGATTCTGGTGCAAAGGCGATTGTTATCGTTTCAAATTTTGCGAGCACGCTAGAGAAAGTCGTTGATAACACGCCAGTTAAACACGTTGTACTCACCAGTTTAGGGCAAATGTTGCCACGCGCGAAAGGTACGATTGTCGACTTCGTAGTGAAATACGTAAAAGGCATGGTGCCTAAGTACGATCTACCGGGGGCTATCTCCTTTAGAAAAGCACTACATAAAGGTCGCCGTCTTCAGTATGTGAAGCCTTTCATGGCTGGCGATGACATTGCATTCCTTCAGTACACAGGTGGTACAACTGGCGTAGCAAAGGGCGCCATTTTAACGCACCGCAATATGATCGCGAACGTACTTCAAGCAAAAGGCGCATACGGCCCTGTATTGCAAGAAGGTCGTGAGTTGGTCGTAACGGCACTTCCGCTTTACCATGTGTTTGCTCTTACCGTGAACTGCTTGCTGTTTGTTGAGATGGGTGGTCGCAATCTTTTGGTCACTAACCCTCGTGATATTCCTGGATTCATCAAAGAGCTGCAAAAGGTTCCATTTACCGCAATCACAGGTGTCAATACACTGTTCAATGCACTAGTAAATAATGAAGATTTCCACGAGTTAGATTTCAGTAATCTACGTCTATCTGTTGGTGGTGGCATGGCGGTTCAGCGCTCTGTTGCTGAGAAATGGAAGAAAGTGACAGGTATTCACTTGCTGGAAGGTTATGGTTTAACCGAATGTGCTCCGCTAGTTACTGGTAATCCATATGACCTAAAAGATTACACCGGTGCAATTGGCCTACCAGTACCGTCGACAGAAGTACGTATTGTTGATGATGAAAGTAAAGTTGTAGCCAATGACCAAGTAGGTGAGTTGCAGGTTCGTGGCCCTCAAGTGATGCAAGGCTACTGGCAGCGCCCAGAAGCGACCAAAGAAGTCATCGACCAAGACGGTTGGTTGTCTACGGGTGACATCGTTAAGTTCGATGACGAAGGTTTGCTGCACATTGTTGACCGTAAGAAAGACATGATTCTGGTGTCTGGCTTTAACGTTTACCCGAATGAGATTGAAGACGTCGTGGCTCTGCATGGCAAAGTGCTGGAAGTGGCAGCTATCGGTCAACCTCACGAAGTGTCCGGTGAGCTGGTTAAGATCTACGTTGTTAAGCGTGACCCTAGCCTGACCAAAGAAGATATTATCGCGCACTGTCGTGAACACCTAACGGGTTACAAGATCCCTAAATTGGTCGAGTTCAGAGAAGACCTGCCAAAGACTAACGTAGGTAAGATCTTACGCCGCGTACTGCGTGAAGAGAACGATGCAGAACTTGCGAAACGCGCTAGCGAATAA
- a CDS encoding Slp family lipoprotein codes for MFSLMSNPRLFFLVAFSLMVMGCSSLPEELNANSEQVVTDYQEWINTVPDAGDVRLGGVIAKVTNLQDKTRVEVVNMPISSSGKPDIDAEPKGRFVAYIDGYVEPLSFAEGRLVTLVGTSNGTEDGIIGDYPYTFPVMNVYNQRLWKITERVVINDFAPTYYSCRSIHCRSFQTMPQHGRVIQDVE; via the coding sequence ATGTTTTCTCTCATGTCTAACCCTCGCTTATTTTTCCTTGTTGCTTTCTCTTTGATGGTGATGGGGTGCTCATCCCTACCTGAAGAACTGAATGCAAACTCCGAACAAGTGGTGACCGATTACCAAGAGTGGATTAACACAGTACCAGACGCCGGTGATGTTCGTTTAGGTGGTGTGATTGCTAAAGTAACTAACCTACAAGACAAGACTCGAGTTGAAGTGGTTAATATGCCGATCTCTAGTAGCGGTAAGCCTGATATTGATGCTGAGCCGAAAGGACGTTTTGTTGCTTACATCGATGGTTATGTTGAGCCATTGAGTTTTGCGGAAGGCCGTTTAGTGACCTTAGTGGGAACATCAAATGGCACGGAAGATGGTATTATTGGTGATTACCCTTACACCTTTCCAGTGATGAATGTATATAACCAACGACTGTGGAAAATCACAGAGCGAGTCGTGATCAACGACTTTGCGCCAACGTATTATTCTTGTCGCAGTATACATTGCCGTAGCTTTCAGACCATGCCTCAGCACGGGCGTGTGATTCAAGATGTGGAATAG
- a CDS encoding alpha/beta fold hydrolase — protein sequence MIEKSYSLASGTLATQQIGNPQTTAMTVVFIHGWLDNSASFNSVIDTLEKRAQHLHLVAIDLFGHGFSSHKTGSYYPFHDYIDDLHQLAMKLSPNRLVLVGHSLGALIASCYSAAFPEKVSGLIQIEGHGPLSEAPQETVARLRDGVLSRLRQRRKPSRPLASLEDAIKLRAHANQINAELIAPIVERGIVNQGTAELENAWQWRCDPKLKCDSLYRMSQAHTEAIMAAIECPQLIILGNDGFRHLRHNRYKSAHNSLNVETIPGGHHCHLESPELVSELILGVVNKI from the coding sequence ATGATTGAAAAGTCATATTCCCTTGCGAGCGGGACGCTTGCTACACAACAGATTGGCAACCCCCAAACGACCGCAATGACGGTCGTTTTTATTCATGGTTGGCTGGATAATTCTGCAAGCTTTAACTCAGTGATAGATACGTTAGAAAAGCGAGCACAACACTTACACCTAGTTGCGATTGATCTCTTTGGTCATGGCTTTTCGTCGCATAAGACGGGCAGTTATTATCCGTTTCACGACTATATCGATGATTTGCACCAGTTGGCGATGAAATTATCGCCAAACAGACTGGTGTTAGTAGGACATTCACTTGGTGCATTGATCGCAAGTTGCTATAGTGCCGCCTTTCCTGAAAAGGTGTCAGGATTAATTCAAATTGAAGGTCACGGACCTCTTTCAGAAGCTCCCCAAGAAACGGTCGCTCGCTTGAGAGATGGGGTACTCAGTCGTCTTCGACAGCGAAGAAAGCCTTCACGTCCTCTAGCAAGCCTTGAGGACGCTATTAAACTGAGAGCTCACGCCAATCAAATCAATGCTGAATTAATCGCTCCTATTGTTGAGCGAGGAATTGTTAATCAAGGTACTGCTGAACTAGAAAACGCCTGGCAATGGCGATGCGACCCAAAGCTTAAATGTGACTCGTTGTATCGTATGTCACAGGCGCATACCGAAGCGATTATGGCGGCTATTGAATGCCCTCAATTAATAATTTTAGGGAATGATGGATTTCGACATTTGCGGCACAATCGCTACAAATCAGCCCATAATTCTCTGAATGTAGAGACGATTCCTGGCGGACATCATTGTCATTTAGAGAGCCCAGAGCTAGTTTCAGAACTAATTCTTGGTGTAGTTAACAAAATTTAA